ACTTATTGGTCCAATAAACCTTTGGCTGAAGTCTTTCAAGCTAAAGCTTGAACACCTGACCTGACTCATTCAGCAAATCAAGGAGTTGGCTGTATTTGACGATGAGACTTCGGGATCTGAAGGTTTGGAACTTTCGGAGGTCTTTTCTCCTTACCAAACTGTTTGAATCGGATAAGCTGCAAACATTCTATCCGCTGTCATAATCGGGAGTTTATCAGAAAGGCACTGCGAAATGAGGAGTCGATCAAATGGATCTTTATGGTGGTGGGGTAGATTTTCGACCGCGGCCATGTGTTCGATCGTAATGTCAAGCAGCGTAATTCCATGCGTCTGCGTTCGACTTGTGATGTATTGATCGACTGGAAGCGGGAGGTTCAATTTGTTTAGACCTGATTTGATGGCCATCTCCCAGACACTTGCCATACTGAGGTAGAGGGTGCTGTCAGAATCCAGAAAAGTCGTTCTGGCTTTGGGAGACAAATTTGGGTCATCGATCATCAAAGCTAAAAATGCATGCGTATCAAAGGAGGACTTTCAAGACATGTATTCCTTGAATTCATCAAGCGGGGCATCGAAATCGTCGGCGATCTCCACTTGGCCTTTGTCAGTTCCAATCACCCTGTTCGTTTTAGAATTCGGTCTAATAATGATCTGGTTTTCGCATTGCTCCAAATGGACGGTTTCGCCCGGCTTAAGTCCTAAGTTTTTTCTAATGCCTTTTGGGATGAGCACTCGACCAAATTTGTCCAGTTTCGTCTCCATATATTTTCCTTTTTGGCAAATTTATTAAAAAAATTGGCAAGAAACAATACCTTTTTGAAAAAAAACCTTCAAGCTGAAGCTTGAACAGCTGACACCGATTAATTCAGCAAATCAAAGAGCTGGCTGTATTTGACGATCAAGCTTCGGGATCGGGTTCCCCACTTCCGATTTTCATGCTCGCGGACATCATTATAAACAACAAACAACCCGGTATTCGCGGACTGCAGCCAGCCAAGCCGTAAATTGCTTGACCAAATATCGGCGCTGTCATTGTATTGAATCAAACCTTGAAGAAAAAGACGTGGTGTAAACGAATAGGAAATACGGGCGGTCAGTAAATTGGTAACAAAGCTGCCGTTGGGAAGATCAATATTATTATAACGCAAGCTCAGTTGGGTGTTGAAATTTTCGCCGATACGAAATCTTAGGGAAGGACTCAGAGAAATTCTGTCCCCGCCAAAATAGCCGCCGATAGTTGCACGCATGCTAAAGCTTATCCAGGCACCTCGATTGGTAATCCCAACCAGGGCAATTTCCGCATGATCGTAAGTACCCGGCGGTATAAAGACATCCTGA
The sequence above is a segment of the candidate division KSB1 bacterium genome. Coding sequences within it:
- a CDS encoding AbrB/MazE/SpoVT family DNA-binding domain-containing protein produces the protein METKLDKFGRVLIPKGIRKNLGLKPGETVHLEQCENQIIIRPNSKTNRVIGTDKGQVEIADDFDAPLDEFKEYMS
- a CDS encoding type II toxin-antitoxin system VapC family toxin → MIDDPNLSPKARTTFLDSDSTLYLSMASVWEMAIKSGLNKLNLPLPVDQYITSRTQTHGITLLDITIEHMAAVENLPHHHKDPFDRLLISQCLSDKLPIMTADRMFAAYPIQTVW